From Juglans regia cultivar Chandler chromosome 6, Walnut 2.0, whole genome shotgun sequence, the proteins below share one genomic window:
- the LOC109014770 gene encoding aluminum-activated malate transporter 9-like — protein sequence MEAKLGSFRYSFTGKRERERLLSAKGYSEVGGFMPVLGDGEEEGEAVRCWCLSFRSLSDKASRSWNTVQDVAYEAWKMGRLDPRKIVFSAKMGLALMLISLLVFLKQPVADVGRYSVWAILTVVVVFEFSIGATLSKGFNRGLGTLSAGGLALGMAELSELAGEWEEVFIVLSIFIIGFCATYAKLYPTLKPYEYGFRVFLLTYCFITVSGYRTGDFIDTAVTRFLLIALGAGVCLVINICIYPIWAGEDLHNLVAKNFTGVATSLEGCVNGYLNCIEYKRVPSKILTYQASDDPLYSGYRSAVESTSQEDALMGFAIWEPPHGPYKMLKYPWKNYVKLSGSLRHCAFMVMALHGCILSEIQAPAERRQVFQSELQRVGFEGAKVLRELGNKVRRMEKLGPVDILYEVHEAAEELQKKIDQKSFLLVNSENWEIGNRPELGDPQDFLNLDEESKILQYKSLSETVLDLRSVPVSTSWDRKVPTGMSSALAAGVPPENVLVKQISWPRRISFNADAVLIEEESKTYENASALSLATFVSLLIEFVARLQNLVDSFEELSDKANFKDPVEQPSTLEPEGLCNRLFNFLKSRNSRRHLLS from the exons ATGGAGGCCAAACTGGGTTCCTTCAGATACAGTTTCACGGGGaaaagggaaagggagaggCTGCTGTCGGCAAAGGGGTACTCGGAGGTCGGTGGGTTTATGCCCGTTTTAGGAGAcggtgaagaagaaggagaagcagTTAGGTGTTGGTGTCTCTCGTTTCGGTCGCTTTCGGATAAAGCTTCGAGGTCTTGGAACACGGTGCAAGATGTGGCTTACGAGGCCTGGAAGATGGGTCGTTTGGACCCTAGGAAGATCGTCTTCTCCGCAAAAATGGGTCTGGCCTTGATGCTCATTTCCTTGTTGGTTTTCTTGAAACAGCCGGTCGCGGACGTCGGCCGCTACTCCGTTTGGGCTATTCTCACTGTTGTGGTCGTCTTTGAGTTCAGTATAG GAGCAACACTTAGCAAAGGATTTAACCGTGGGTTGGGGACATTATCAGCTGGTGGGCTTGCTTTAGGCATGGCAGAGTTATCGGAATTGGCTGGAGAGTGGGAAGAAGTTTTTATCGTTCTGAGTATCTTCATCATAG GATTCTGTGCAACATATGCAAAACTATACCCAACATTGAAGCCTTATGAATATGGGTTTCGGGTCTTCTTGTTGACTTACTGTTTCATTACGGTATCTGGCTATAGGACAGGGGATTTTATTGATACAGCCGTGACCCGATTCTTGCTCATTGCACTTGGTGCCGGTGTTTGTTTGGTAATAAACATATGCATTTATCCCATCTGGGCTGGTGAGGATCTGCACAATTTGGTGGCAAAGAATTTTACAGGTGTTGCAACATCTTTGGAAG GTTGTGTTAATGGTTACCTTAATTGTATCGAGTACAAAAGGGTCCCTTCAAAAATTCTTACCTACCAAGCTTCCGATGACCCTCTGTACAGTGGATACAGATCAGCTGTAGAATCTACAAGCCAAGAGGATGCTCTG ATGGGATTTGCTATTTGGGAACCACCTCATGGTCCTTACAAAATGCTTAAATACCCGTGGAAGAACTACGTCAAATTAAGCGGTTCATTGAGGCATTGTGCATTTATGGTCATGGCTTTGCATGGATGTATACTTTCAGAAATACAG GCCCCTGCTGAAAGAAGACAGGTTTTTCAAAGTGAGCTTCAGAGAGTGGGTTTTGAGGGTGCTAAAGTGTTGCGTGAACTTGGGAACAAAGTGAGAAGGATGGAGAAATTAGGTCCAGTGGACATACTTTATGAAGTGCATGAGGCTGCAGAAGAGTTGCAAAAGAAGATTGACCAGAAATCattccttcttgtcaattctgAGAACTGGGAAATTGGAAACCGGCCGGAGCTGGGAGATCCCCAGGATTTTCTGAACTTGGATGAAGAAAGTAAAATCCTTCAATACAAGTCCCTGAGTGAAACTGTACTAGATCTCAGATCGGTTCCAGTTTCAACTAGTTGGGATAGGAAGGTCCCAACGGGCATGAGTTCCGCCCTGGCTGCTGGTGTTCCTCCAGAAAACGTGCTCGTGAAACAAATATCATGGCCCCGACGTATTTCATTTAATGCCGATGCAGTGCTGATAGAGGAAGAATCAAAAACTTATGAAAATGCTAGCGCACTGTCATTAGCCACGTTTGTATCTCTTTTGATTGAATTTGTTGCAAGGCTTCAAAATCTTGTCGACTCGTTTGAAGAATTGAGTGACAAAGCAAACTTCAAGGATCCTGTTGAGCAACCATCAACATTAGAGCCCGAGGGGCTTTGCAACAGATTGTTCAACTTCCTAAAGTCCCGGAACTCGAGACGTCATCTACTCAGTTAA